A genomic segment from Oncorhynchus keta strain PuntledgeMale-10-30-2019 chromosome 7, Oket_V2, whole genome shotgun sequence encodes:
- the LOC118386247 gene encoding cytochrome c oxidase copper chaperone-like, with product MSSMSAASVGPLRAIEGTEKKPLKPCCACPETKKVRDVCIIEKGEESCTDLIEAHKDCMRALGFKI from the exons ATGTCCTCCATGTCTGCTGCCAGCGTCGGGCCATTGAGGGCCATTGAGGGCACAGAGAAGAAACCACTGAAACCCTGTTGTGCGTGCCCTGAGACGAAGAAAGTCAGGGATGTTTG CATCATTGAGAAGGGTGAAGAAAGTTGCACAGATCTCATCGAGGCACATAAGGATTGTATGAGGGCGCTTGGATTCAAGATTTAA